One window from the genome of Haloprofundus halobius encodes:
- a CDS encoding 1,4-dihydroxy-2-naphthoate polyprenyltransferase — protein sequence MSTQNISRRKAWVIAARPQTLPAAAAPVVVGVGLALHDSVFAFWPAVAALVGAALIQIGTNFANDYYDAIQGADTEAREGFTRVTAGGLIDPEEVKRAMYLTFAVAILLGTYLVYVGGVPILVIGLLSVASGIAYTGGPYPLGYHGLGDVFVFVFFGLVAVTGTYYVQAASVLADPLAVGIPAGTVPLEVLIASLPIAAISTNILVVNNVRDREEDATTGKRTLAVRYGYGFARAEYVAMFVLAYAVPVSFWLVADYAWTVLLPLFTLPLAVRLTRTVLTETGGEKLNPALEQTGKLLAAYAIVFAAGVAVGPVV from the coding sequence ATGAGTACGCAGAACATCTCGCGCCGGAAGGCGTGGGTCATCGCGGCGCGGCCGCAGACGCTGCCGGCGGCCGCCGCACCGGTCGTCGTCGGTGTCGGCCTCGCGCTTCACGACTCGGTGTTCGCCTTCTGGCCCGCCGTCGCCGCGCTCGTCGGCGCGGCGCTCATCCAGATCGGGACGAACTTCGCCAACGACTACTACGACGCGATTCAGGGCGCGGACACCGAAGCGCGCGAGGGGTTCACCCGCGTGACGGCGGGCGGTCTCATCGACCCCGAGGAGGTCAAGCGGGCGATGTACCTCACCTTCGCCGTCGCCATCCTCCTCGGGACGTACCTCGTCTACGTCGGCGGCGTCCCCATCCTCGTCATCGGTCTGCTCTCCGTGGCCAGCGGCATCGCCTACACCGGCGGCCCGTACCCGCTCGGCTACCACGGGTTGGGTGACGTGTTCGTCTTCGTCTTCTTCGGCCTCGTCGCCGTCACGGGCACCTACTACGTTCAGGCCGCGTCGGTTCTCGCCGACCCGCTCGCGGTCGGGATTCCGGCCGGAACCGTCCCACTGGAAGTGCTCATCGCCTCGCTTCCCATCGCGGCCATCTCGACGAACATCCTCGTCGTCAACAACGTACGAGATAGAGAGGAGGACGCGACGACGGGCAAGCGAACGCTCGCGGTCCGCTACGGTTACGGCTTCGCGCGGGCGGAGTACGTCGCGATGTTCGTGCTGGCCTACGCCGTGCCGGTGTCCTTCTGGCTGGTGGCGGACTACGCGTGGACGGTGCTCCTACCGCTTTTCACGTTGCCGCTGGCGGTCCGGTTGACCCGTACCGTCCTCACGGAGACCGGAGGCGAGAAACTGAACCCGGCGCTCGAACAGACAGGCAAACTGCTGGCGGCCTACGCCATCGTATTCGCCGCCGGGGTGGCCGTCGGACCCGTGGTGTGA
- a CDS encoding anaerobic ribonucleoside-triphosphate reductase has product MASEQTARSRCLNCGFEAPSGGSQWDRIDVPRLGEMTRCPECGSTNVMSGR; this is encoded by the coding sequence ATGGCATCCGAACAGACCGCACGCTCGCGGTGTCTCAACTGCGGGTTCGAGGCGCCGTCCGGAGGGTCACAGTGGGACCGAATCGACGTGCCGCGACTGGGTGAGATGACGCGCTGTCCGGAGTGCGGGTCGACGAACGTGATGAGCGGCAGGTAG
- a CDS encoding long-chain-fatty-acid--CoA ligase, whose translation MTNLVTHIAETVEEHPENLAVSFKGSDVSYREFWGQTGAFASGLAEAGVGEGDRVAIYLPNLPQFVVAFHGTLRAGGVVVPMNPQYKAREIGHLLADSGAKIVVALSDLVPFVEEVKDETDVEHVVGVGGESADATSFEAFCGDPAFETVDRGDDDEAVQPYTSGTTGRPKGVLLTHHNLASNAEQSIAIVPDGIRADDKQLGVLPLFHIYGMTVVMNATLFGGGAYYPLPSWDAQEAMSLVADEELTLMHGVPAMYNDVINQPNAEEFNLSSLRLCGVGGAGIPGEVLRRFEELYPVKIYEGYGLTETSPVTHFNSPKDGRRVGSIGKALPGIDARIVTDEFEEVDPVAEGPVDEDEVDLDDITGELVVSGPNVMKGYYNLPDANAEVFTEREGSPESEASGASEEQGSSGKRWFHTGDIGYHDEDGFFYVVDRAKHMINTAGYNVYPREVEELLFEHDAVADAAVVGIPDDRRGETVKAFVVRAPGADVTADEIREYCLSNLAEYKHPREVEFVDELPRTTTGKVQKFELVGDAEAGASDD comes from the coding sequence ATGACAAATTTAGTAACACACATCGCCGAGACGGTGGAGGAGCACCCCGAGAACCTCGCGGTGAGTTTCAAAGGCAGCGACGTGAGCTATCGGGAGTTCTGGGGGCAGACCGGGGCGTTCGCCTCCGGACTCGCCGAGGCGGGCGTCGGCGAGGGCGACCGCGTCGCCATCTACCTGCCGAATCTCCCCCAGTTCGTCGTCGCGTTCCACGGCACGCTCCGAGCGGGCGGCGTCGTCGTCCCGATGAACCCGCAGTACAAAGCCCGCGAAATCGGCCACCTCTTGGCCGATAGCGGCGCGAAGATCGTCGTCGCGCTTTCGGACCTCGTGCCGTTCGTCGAGGAGGTCAAAGACGAGACGGACGTCGAACACGTCGTCGGCGTCGGCGGCGAGTCCGCGGACGCGACGTCGTTCGAGGCGTTCTGTGGGGACCCGGCGTTCGAGACGGTCGACCGCGGCGACGACGACGAGGCCGTCCAGCCGTACACGTCGGGGACGACGGGGCGACCGAAGGGCGTCCTCTTGACGCACCACAACCTCGCGTCGAACGCCGAGCAGTCCATCGCTATCGTCCCCGACGGGATCCGCGCCGACGACAAGCAGTTGGGAGTCTTACCCCTGTTTCACATCTACGGCATGACCGTCGTAATGAACGCGACGCTGTTCGGCGGCGGCGCGTACTACCCGCTGCCGTCGTGGGACGCACAGGAGGCGATGTCGCTCGTCGCCGACGAGGAACTCACGCTGATGCACGGCGTCCCTGCGATGTACAACGACGTCATCAACCAGCCCAACGCCGAGGAGTTCAACCTCTCGTCGCTCCGGCTCTGCGGCGTCGGCGGCGCAGGGATCCCCGGCGAAGTGCTCCGCAGATTCGAGGAGCTCTACCCGGTCAAGATCTACGAGGGCTACGGCCTCACCGAGACCAGTCCCGTCACCCACTTCAACAGCCCCAAAGACGGTCGCCGGGTCGGCAGTATCGGAAAGGCGCTCCCCGGTATCGACGCGCGAATCGTCACCGACGAGTTCGAGGAAGTCGACCCCGTCGCGGAGGGACCGGTCGACGAAGACGAGGTGGATTTGGACGACATAACGGGCGAGCTCGTCGTCAGCGGCCCGAACGTGATGAAGGGCTACTACAATCTGCCCGACGCGAACGCGGAGGTGTTCACCGAACGCGAGGGGAGCCCCGAGAGCGAAGCGAGCGGGGCGTCGGAAGAGCAGGGCTCTTCCGGAAAACGCTGGTTCCACACCGGCGACATCGGTTACCACGACGAGGACGGCTTCTTCTACGTCGTCGACCGCGCCAAACACATGATAAACACCGCTGGCTACAACGTCTACCCGCGCGAGGTCGAGGAGCTACTGTTCGAGCACGACGCCGTCGCCGACGCCGCCGTCGTCGGGATTCCCGACGACCGCCGCGGCGAGACGGTGAAAGCGTTCGTCGTCCGCGCGCCGGGTGCAGACGTGACCGCAGACGAGATCCGCGAGTACTGCCTCTCGAACCTCGCGGAGTACAAACACCCTCGCGAGGTCGAGTTCGTCGACGAACTCCCGCGGACGACGACCGGAAAGGTCCAGAAGTTCGAACTCGTCGGCGACGCGGAGGCCGGGGCGTCGGATGACTGA
- a CDS encoding ATP-grasp domain-containing protein — MSTHESSRESIVVPAISAPSSVSFVRSLGRRGVRPIAVSERETASGFASRYTAESHVVASPEESLPEYEDALLSLAKRPDVRTLVPMREADVLALARRREEFAEHVSTLWPSFEQLRTVHDRRRLVDAAADAGVNAPETELLSEVDDWDRNRIVKGRYSVLTHEYEPSVPPRKLLDPGATRYLEAGTEPDVASIRGEMRHDPIAQEFVDGDEYALWALYEDGDPVATCQKHQLRGWNYAGGTSVYRRTVRIPELERAGRALLDELDWHGFASVQFKRDVDGGEFTLMEINPRVWVSLPCSVRAGADFPLYFWRTAIGEPVDIDPDNAYEEDVATHLLRGEAAYLTSVLSKNESFVDPPTLAATAAGMAKSMYRPKHGGIDYLSADDPLPFVRGALNVSLGQMKNAL, encoded by the coding sequence ATGAGCACCCACGAGTCGAGTCGAGAGTCGATAGTCGTACCTGCGATAAGCGCGCCGAGCAGCGTCAGTTTCGTCAGGTCGCTCGGCCGTCGGGGAGTTCGACCGATAGCGGTCTCAGAACGCGAGACCGCCTCGGGATTTGCGTCCCGGTATACCGCGGAGAGCCACGTCGTCGCCTCACCCGAGGAGAGCCTGCCGGAGTACGAGGACGCGCTGCTCTCGCTCGCGAAGCGGCCGGACGTGCGAACGCTCGTCCCGATGCGGGAGGCGGACGTGCTCGCGCTGGCGAGACGTCGCGAGGAGTTCGCCGAGCACGTCTCGACGCTGTGGCCGTCGTTCGAGCAACTCCGGACAGTCCACGACCGCCGTCGGCTCGTCGACGCCGCCGCCGACGCGGGTGTGAACGCCCCCGAGACGGAACTGTTGAGTGAGGTCGACGACTGGGACCGAAACCGCATCGTGAAGGGTCGGTACTCGGTGTTGACCCACGAGTACGAACCGTCGGTTCCGCCGCGGAAGCTGCTCGACCCCGGAGCGACGAGATACCTCGAAGCGGGGACCGAACCGGACGTCGCGTCGATTCGCGGCGAGATGCGACACGACCCCATCGCACAGGAGTTCGTCGACGGCGACGAGTACGCGCTGTGGGCGCTCTACGAGGACGGCGATCCCGTCGCCACGTGTCAGAAACACCAGCTTCGCGGCTGGAACTACGCGGGCGGCACGAGCGTCTATCGCCGGACGGTTCGCATCCCCGAGTTGGAGCGGGCCGGACGCGCGCTGCTAGATGAGTTGGACTGGCACGGCTTCGCCTCGGTGCAGTTCAAACGCGACGTCGACGGCGGCGAGTTCACGTTGATGGAGATAAATCCGCGCGTCTGGGTGTCGCTCCCGTGTTCGGTTCGCGCCGGGGCCGACTTCCCGCTGTACTTCTGGCGGACGGCCATCGGCGAACCCGTCGACATCGACCCCGACAACGCATACGAGGAGGACGTCGCGACGCATCTCCTCCGCGGCGAGGCGGCGTACCTCACGAGCGTCCTCTCGAAGAACGAGTCGTTCGTCGACCCGCCGACGCTCGCCGCCACCGCCGCCGGGATGGCGAAGTCGATGTACCGACCGAAACACGGCGGCATCGATTACCTGAGCGCCGACGACCCACTGCCGTTCGTTCGCGGTGCGCTCAACGTCTCGCTCGGGCAGATGAAGAACGCGCTGTGA
- a CDS encoding enoyl-CoA hydratase/isomerase family protein, whose product MTEADSNSDAVRLDRDEETGVATITLNNPGLRNALTADVADGIVDALDELEGGDTRCVVVTGTEGSFSAGGDVNAMMELQSGGWTLDETVRHIVQNTGRCVQRLAECEFPTVAKIAGVAVGAGANVAIACDVQLMSEEARIGFGFRQVGLAVDSGTSYLLPRIVGDNVAKELVFTGELLDADRALDLGLVNHVYPDGEFDERVDAFVEKIASGPTVALRTSKRLLDQGWELSLSSAIANEAGAQSAVFETADHAEGVESFVGKRSPEFRGE is encoded by the coding sequence ATGACTGAGGCCGATTCGAACAGCGACGCCGTGCGCCTCGACAGAGACGAGGAGACCGGCGTCGCCACTATCACGCTGAACAATCCGGGCCTGCGGAACGCGCTCACCGCCGACGTCGCCGACGGTATCGTCGACGCGCTCGACGAGTTGGAAGGCGGCGACACCCGCTGCGTCGTCGTCACCGGCACCGAGGGGTCGTTCTCGGCGGGCGGCGACGTGAACGCGATGATGGAACTGCAGTCGGGGGGATGGACGCTAGACGAGACGGTCAGACACATCGTACAGAACACGGGACGGTGCGTCCAGCGGCTCGCCGAGTGCGAGTTTCCCACGGTGGCGAAGATAGCGGGCGTCGCCGTCGGCGCGGGCGCGAACGTCGCCATCGCCTGCGACGTCCAACTGATGAGCGAGGAAGCGCGCATTGGCTTCGGCTTCCGGCAGGTCGGTCTGGCCGTCGACTCCGGGACCTCCTATCTGCTGCCGCGAATCGTCGGCGACAACGTCGCGAAGGAACTCGTCTTCACCGGCGAGTTGCTCGACGCCGACAGGGCGCTCGACCTCGGCCTCGTCAACCACGTCTATCCGGACGGGGAGTTCGACGAGCGAGTCGACGCGTTCGTCGAGAAGATCGCTTCGGGGCCGACAGTCGCGCTCCGGACCTCGAAGCGGTTGCTTGATCAGGGGTGGGAACTGTCGCTCTCGTCGGCTATCGCCAACGAGGCGGGCGCGCAGTCGGCGGTGTTCGAGACGGCCGACCACGCCGAGGGAGTGGAGTCGTTTGTGGGGAAGCGGTCGCCGGAGTTCCGCGGCGAGTAG
- a CDS encoding mandelate racemase/muconate lactonizing enzyme family protein: MRGVRVDPFSLRLREPLGTAKGEIRERRGFLVGVDRGTGARGVGEATPLPGWTEPYADCHDGLAEMRTAASDGWGFDVEALGPAARHAVSLAEADAAARNRGVALHDWLADRFETRRGGDDRPTTVPVNATVGDGTVDETVSAAEVAVEDGFGCLKLKVGARPLGADERRLRAVREAVGDDVVLRADANGAWDRETAETAVELLADLDFAYVEQPLASDDLHGHAELRGRGVGIALDETLYDSSVSMPTNLREHADVVVLKPMALGGPGPTLSLAQYLRRSGVTPVVTTTVDAAVARAAAVHVAAAIPGIPPCGLATGDLLAEDLVDDPVPVTDGEIAVPEGSGVAGDAFDHRLWD; the protein is encoded by the coding sequence ATGCGGGGTGTGAGAGTCGACCCGTTCTCGCTCCGTCTCCGAGAACCGCTCGGCACGGCGAAGGGTGAGATACGCGAACGCCGCGGCTTCCTCGTCGGCGTCGACCGCGGAACCGGAGCGCGAGGCGTCGGCGAGGCGACGCCGCTACCGGGGTGGACCGAGCCGTACGCCGACTGTCACGACGGACTCGCGGAGATGCGAACCGCGGCGAGTGACGGATGGGGATTCGACGTGGAGGCGCTCGGACCGGCGGCCCGCCACGCGGTGAGCCTCGCCGAGGCCGACGCCGCGGCGCGCAACCGAGGCGTCGCACTCCACGACTGGCTCGCCGACCGATTCGAGACGCGACGCGGCGGCGACGACCGACCGACGACGGTCCCGGTCAACGCCACCGTCGGCGACGGGACGGTCGACGAAACCGTCTCCGCGGCCGAAGTCGCGGTCGAAGATGGTTTCGGCTGTCTCAAACTGAAAGTCGGTGCACGGCCGCTCGGAGCGGACGAGAGGCGACTCCGCGCGGTTCGGGAGGCCGTCGGCGACGACGTCGTCCTCAGGGCCGACGCCAACGGCGCGTGGGACCGCGAGACGGCCGAGACGGCGGTCGAACTCCTCGCCGACCTCGACTTCGCGTACGTCGAACAGCCGCTCGCCTCCGACGACCTCCACGGCCATGCCGAACTCCGGGGTCGCGGCGTCGGCATCGCCCTCGACGAGACGCTGTACGACTCGTCGGTGTCGATGCCGACGAACCTCCGCGAGCACGCCGACGTGGTGGTTCTAAAACCGATGGCGCTCGGCGGACCGGGACCGACGCTGTCGCTCGCGCAGTATCTCCGGCGGAGCGGGGTCACCCCGGTCGTCACGACCACCGTCGACGCCGCCGTCGCTCGCGCGGCCGCCGTCCACGTCGCCGCCGCGATTCCCGGGATTCCGCCGTGCGGCCTCGCTACCGGCGATCTGCTGGCCGAGGATCTCGTCGACGACCCGGTCCCGGTGACCGACGGAGAAATCGCGGTCCCCGAGGGTTCGGGCGTCGCCGGCGACGCGTTCGACCACCGCCTGTGGGACTGA
- a CDS encoding 1,4-dihydroxy-2-naphthoyl-CoA synthase, which translates to MVSELFDPDRWEVVSTDFSDITYHRAVDAPVVRIAFDRPEVRNAFRPGTVDELHAALDHARKQADIGCVLLTGNGPSEKDGGWAFCSGGDQSVRGGSGYEYRDDDEAAEDDDPAVKKAKAGRLHILEVQRLIRFMPKPVIAVVPGWAVGGGHSLHVVCDLTLASEEHAKFLQTDPDVASFDGGFGSAYLARQVGQKKAREIFFRGKTYSAEEAVEMGMANEAIPHADLEDVAFEWAEEITSKSPMAIRMLKFAFNAIDDGMVGQQVFAGEATRLGYMTDEAAEGRDAFLEKREPEFSKYPWFY; encoded by the coding sequence ATGGTTTCGGAGCTCTTCGACCCAGACCGTTGGGAGGTCGTCTCGACCGATTTCTCGGACATCACGTATCACCGCGCGGTCGACGCGCCCGTCGTCCGCATCGCCTTCGACCGCCCCGAGGTTCGCAACGCCTTTCGGCCGGGAACCGTCGACGAACTCCACGCGGCGCTCGACCACGCCCGAAAACAGGCCGACATCGGCTGTGTGCTCCTCACGGGCAACGGCCCCTCCGAGAAGGACGGCGGGTGGGCGTTCTGCTCCGGCGGCGACCAGTCGGTCCGCGGCGGGTCGGGCTACGAGTACCGCGACGACGACGAGGCCGCAGAAGACGACGACCCCGCGGTCAAGAAAGCGAAGGCGGGTCGTCTACACATTCTCGAAGTCCAGCGGCTCATCCGCTTCATGCCCAAACCCGTCATCGCCGTCGTCCCGGGGTGGGCCGTCGGCGGCGGCCACTCGCTGCACGTCGTCTGCGATTTGACGCTCGCTTCCGAGGAACACGCGAAGTTCCTCCAGACCGACCCGGACGTCGCCTCCTTCGACGGCGGGTTCGGTTCCGCCTACCTCGCCCGGCAGGTCGGCCAGAAGAAAGCCCGCGAGATTTTCTTCCGCGGGAAGACGTACTCCGCGGAGGAGGCCGTCGAGATGGGGATGGCCAACGAGGCGATTCCGCACGCCGACCTGGAGGACGTGGCGTTCGAGTGGGCCGAAGAGATTACCTCGAAGAGTCCGATGGCGATTCGGATGCTGAAGTTCGCGTTCAACGCCATCGACGACGGGATGGTCGGCCAGCAGGTGTTCGCGGGTGAGGCGACGCGACTCGGCTACATGACCGACGAGGCCGCGGAGGGCCGGGATGCGTTCTTGGAGAAGCGAGAGCCCGAGTTCTCGAAGTATCCCTGGTTCTACTAG